One part of the Lapillicoccus jejuensis genome encodes these proteins:
- a CDS encoding MFS transporter, translating to MTPPTEASVRPASTDPDQLERLERRLADPPPAGLRTAFSALATAHFRYYVAGVLVTSTGGWVQRIAQDWLVLSLTGSPTAVGITTMCQFVPSLVLGLGGGVIADRFPKRRVLSVTMTLMGLLAGVLAVLVLTGAVQVWHVDVVALLLGMTIAVDNPTRQSFVSELAPAGQLRSAVSMVSSTFQTGALLGPAIAGVLLSGVGSGWAFALNGASYVVALALLVRIPARPAAARSGGDRELRPAVDYARHAPTVRWPILLAGVLGMFTLSLPVSLSAFAKDVFHSGSAGYGLLSSALALGAIAGAVVSARQPATPRLRALVRNAALLAVAELLCALAPSVWTFVPLLVVLGACSINFITTAQAMIQLTTPPALRGRVLSVYLLVFFGGGAAGGPLVGALCDHGGPQLAMLVAGVVSGIAAASLAVWISHREHLRLAVTMPSVRITHR from the coding sequence GTGACCCCGCCCACCGAGGCCTCCGTCCGCCCCGCCAGCACCGACCCCGACCAGCTCGAGCGGCTCGAGCGCCGCCTCGCCGACCCCCCACCGGCAGGACTCCGTACGGCGTTCTCCGCCCTGGCCACCGCGCACTTCCGCTACTACGTCGCCGGGGTGCTCGTCACCTCGACGGGCGGCTGGGTGCAGCGCATCGCGCAGGACTGGCTCGTCCTGTCGCTCACCGGCTCGCCGACCGCGGTCGGCATCACGACGATGTGCCAGTTCGTGCCCAGCCTCGTGCTCGGCCTCGGCGGCGGGGTCATCGCCGACCGCTTCCCCAAGCGTCGCGTCCTCTCCGTGACGATGACGCTCATGGGGCTGCTGGCCGGCGTGCTCGCCGTCCTCGTCCTCACCGGCGCCGTCCAGGTCTGGCACGTCGACGTCGTCGCGCTGCTGCTCGGCATGACCATCGCCGTCGACAACCCGACCCGGCAGTCCTTCGTCTCGGAGCTGGCGCCCGCCGGCCAGCTGCGCTCGGCCGTCTCGATGGTCTCCTCGACCTTCCAGACCGGTGCGCTGCTCGGGCCGGCCATCGCGGGGGTGCTGCTCAGCGGCGTCGGGAGCGGGTGGGCGTTCGCGCTCAACGGGGCGTCGTACGTCGTCGCGCTGGCGCTGCTCGTGCGCATCCCGGCGCGGCCGGCGGCCGCCCGCTCGGGCGGCGACCGCGAGCTGCGACCGGCGGTGGACTACGCGCGGCACGCCCCGACGGTGCGGTGGCCGATCCTGCTGGCCGGGGTCCTCGGGATGTTCACGCTCTCGCTGCCGGTGAGCCTGTCGGCGTTCGCCAAGGACGTCTTCCACTCGGGCTCGGCGGGCTACGGGCTGCTGTCGTCGGCGCTCGCGCTCGGCGCCATCGCCGGCGCGGTCGTCTCGGCGCGGCAGCCGGCGACGCCGCGGCTGCGCGCGCTCGTGCGCAACGCGGCGCTGCTCGCGGTGGCCGAGCTGCTGTGCGCGCTCGCGCCGTCGGTGTGGACGTTCGTGCCGCTGCTCGTCGTCCTCGGCGCGTGCTCGATCAACTTCATCACGACCGCCCAGGCGATGATCCAGCTGACGACGCCGCCGGCGCTGCGCGGCCGGGTGCTGTCGGTCTACCTGCTCGTCTTCTTCGGCGGCGGCGCCGCCGGTGGCCCGCTCGTCGGCGCGCTGTGCGACCACGGCGGTCCGCAGCTGGCGATGCTCGTGGCCGGGGTCGTCTCGGGGATCGCCGCGGCGAGCCTGGCCGTGTGGATCTCGCACCGCGAGCACCTGCGGCTCGCCGTGACGATGCCGTCGGTCCGCATCACCCACCGCTGA
- the gndA gene encoding NADP-dependent phosphogluconate dehydrogenase, with the protein MSTSSPEARADIGVTGLAVMGRNLARNFARKGHTVALHNRTQSRVDDLVKEFGDEGDFVPSTSLEEFVGSLKTPRTIVIMVKAGAGTDAVIDELTPLLDEGDILVDGGNAHFEDTRRREKDLREKGLNFVGAGISGGEVGALEGPSIMPGGSDEAYRTLGPILESAAAHVDGEPCCAHLGPDGAGHFVKMVHNGIEYADMQAIAEVYDVLSAAGFTAQEASDVFRRWNEGDLESFLVEITADVLAQVDAGTGRPLVELIRDEAEQKGTGRWTVQIALDLGVPAPVIGDAVFARSLSGDQELRGATGGVLVGPDRAMGDVDRDALVDDLGAALWCAKVMAYAQGLAMIRKASAEYDWDVDVATVARIWRDGCIIRARLLKQISDEYAGQNLPTLLVAPSIKDGLGERQEAWRRVVATAVTAGVPVPGLSGSLASYDTARATRLPAALVQGLRDDFGAHTYRRTDKEGSFHTLWSGDRSEVSAD; encoded by the coding sequence GTGAGCACCTCTTCCCCCGAGGCCCGCGCCGACATCGGCGTCACCGGCCTGGCCGTCATGGGCCGCAACCTGGCCCGCAACTTCGCCCGGAAGGGCCACACGGTGGCCCTGCACAACCGCACCCAGTCGCGCGTCGACGACCTCGTCAAGGAGTTCGGCGACGAGGGCGACTTCGTCCCCAGCACCTCGCTCGAGGAGTTCGTCGGGTCGCTGAAGACCCCGCGGACGATCGTCATCATGGTCAAGGCCGGCGCCGGCACCGACGCCGTCATCGACGAGCTGACCCCGCTGCTCGACGAGGGCGACATCCTCGTCGACGGCGGCAACGCCCACTTCGAGGACACCCGTCGCCGCGAGAAGGACCTGCGCGAGAAGGGTCTCAACTTCGTCGGCGCCGGGATCTCCGGCGGCGAGGTCGGCGCCCTCGAAGGTCCGTCGATCATGCCCGGCGGGTCCGACGAGGCCTACCGCACGCTCGGCCCGATCCTCGAGTCCGCGGCCGCCCACGTCGACGGGGAGCCGTGCTGCGCGCACCTCGGCCCGGACGGCGCCGGCCACTTCGTCAAGATGGTCCACAACGGCATCGAGTACGCCGACATGCAGGCCATCGCCGAGGTGTACGACGTCCTCTCGGCCGCCGGCTTCACCGCCCAGGAGGCCTCGGACGTCTTCCGCCGCTGGAACGAGGGCGACCTCGAGTCCTTCCTCGTGGAGATCACCGCCGACGTCCTCGCCCAGGTGGACGCGGGGACGGGCAGGCCCCTGGTCGAGCTCATCCGCGACGAGGCCGAGCAGAAGGGCACCGGCCGCTGGACGGTGCAGATCGCCCTCGACCTCGGCGTGCCCGCGCCCGTCATCGGCGACGCCGTCTTCGCCCGCTCGCTCTCGGGCGACCAGGAGCTGCGGGGCGCCACCGGCGGCGTCCTCGTCGGCCCGGACCGCGCGATGGGCGACGTCGACCGCGACGCGCTCGTCGACGACCTCGGCGCCGCCCTGTGGTGCGCGAAGGTCATGGCCTACGCGCAGGGTCTGGCGATGATCCGCAAGGCCAGCGCCGAGTACGACTGGGACGTCGACGTCGCCACGGTCGCGCGGATCTGGCGCGACGGCTGCATCATCCGCGCGCGCCTGCTCAAGCAGATCAGCGACGAGTACGCCGGACAGAACCTCCCGACGCTGCTCGTCGCGCCGAGCATCAAGGACGGGCTCGGCGAGCGCCAGGAGGCGTGGCGCCGCGTCGTCGCGACCGCGGTCACCGCCGGGGTGCCGGTGCCCGGCCTGTCGGGCTCGCTCGCGTCGTACGACACCGCGCGCGCGACCCGGCTGCCCGCAGCGCTCGTCCAGGGCCTGCGCGACGACTTCGGCGCGCACACCTACCGACGCACCGACAAGGAGGGCAGCTTCCACACGCTGTGGTCCGGCGACCGCTCCGAGGTCTCGGCCGACTGA
- the clpB gene encoding ATP-dependent chaperone ClpB, with protein MAGTELQLTTKAQEAVSAAVRDAAAGGHPHTEPAHLLRALAAQTDTTTPALLQAAGTSVADTVTAADKALSTLPSVSGATVSTPAFSRGALAVLENARSLMASMGDSFVSTDHLLLALARTGDFGLDAAAIETAVPQLRGGRRVDSETPEASYQALEKYGTDLTAAAREGKLDPVIGRDAEIRRVVQVLSRRTKNNPVLIGEPGVGKTAVVEGLAQRIVDGDVPESLRGKRLISLDLGAMVAGAKYRGEFEERLKAVLEDIKSSDGQVVTFIDELHTVVGAGATGEGAMDAGNMLKPLLARGELRLVGATTLDEYRQHIEKDAALERRFQQVLVGEPSVEDTIAILRGLKERYEAHHKVTIADSALVAAASLSDRYITGRQLPDKAIDLVDEAASRLRMEIDSSPVEVDELRRAVDRLKMEELHLEHETDDASRERLERLRKDLADRSEQLAALTARWEAEKAGLNRVGDLKARLDDLRVQADRLQRENDFAGASKILYGDLPALEREVEEATRDEAARSADVMVKDEVGADDIADVISSWTGIPAGRLLEGETEKLLHMEQHLGARLIGQTAAVRAVSDAVRRSRGGIADPDRPTGSFLFLGPTGVGKTELAKSLADFLFDDERAMVRIDMSEYSERHAVARLIGAPPGYVGYEEGGQLTEAVRRRPYSVVLLDEVEKAHPETFDILLQVLDDGRLTDGQGRTVDFRNVILVMTSNLGSQFLVDPTLPTEAKHEAVMGVVRAAFKPEFLNRLDEVVVFDALSTEDLAHIVDLQVQALSARLRDRRITLDVTPAAREWLALTGYDPSYGARPLRRLVQKEIGDRLARAILAGEARDGSTVVVDRGDDLSQDALVLRTA; from the coding sequence ATGGCCGGTACCGAGCTCCAGCTCACCACCAAGGCCCAGGAGGCCGTGTCCGCCGCCGTGCGCGACGCGGCCGCCGGCGGCCACCCGCACACCGAGCCCGCCCACCTGCTGCGCGCGCTCGCCGCGCAGACGGACACGACGACCCCGGCGCTGCTCCAGGCCGCGGGCACCAGCGTCGCGGACACCGTCACCGCCGCGGACAAGGCGCTGTCGACGCTGCCGTCGGTCAGCGGCGCCACCGTGTCCACCCCCGCCTTCTCGCGCGGGGCGCTCGCCGTCCTCGAGAACGCGCGCTCGCTCATGGCGTCGATGGGTGACTCCTTCGTCTCCACCGACCACCTGCTGCTCGCCCTCGCCCGCACGGGCGACTTCGGCCTCGACGCGGCCGCCATCGAGACGGCGGTCCCGCAGCTGCGCGGCGGCCGCCGGGTCGACTCCGAGACGCCCGAGGCGTCGTACCAGGCGCTGGAGAAGTACGGCACCGACCTCACCGCCGCCGCGCGCGAGGGCAAGCTCGACCCGGTCATCGGCCGCGACGCCGAGATCCGCCGCGTCGTCCAGGTCCTCAGCCGGCGCACGAAGAACAACCCCGTCCTCATCGGCGAGCCCGGCGTCGGCAAGACCGCCGTCGTCGAGGGCCTCGCCCAGCGCATCGTCGACGGCGACGTGCCCGAGAGCCTGCGCGGCAAGCGCCTCATCTCGCTCGACCTCGGCGCGATGGTCGCCGGCGCGAAGTACCGCGGCGAGTTCGAGGAGCGGCTCAAGGCCGTGCTCGAGGACATCAAGAGCTCCGACGGCCAGGTCGTCACCTTCATCGACGAGCTGCACACCGTCGTCGGCGCCGGCGCGACCGGCGAGGGCGCGATGGACGCCGGCAACATGCTCAAGCCGCTGCTGGCCCGCGGCGAGCTGCGGCTCGTCGGCGCGACGACGCTCGACGAGTACCGCCAGCACATCGAGAAGGACGCCGCGCTCGAGCGCCGCTTCCAGCAGGTCCTCGTCGGCGAGCCGAGCGTCGAGGACACCATCGCCATCCTGCGCGGCCTCAAGGAGCGCTACGAGGCGCACCACAAGGTGACGATCGCCGACTCCGCGCTCGTCGCCGCCGCGTCGCTCTCCGACCGCTACATCACCGGCCGCCAGCTGCCCGACAAGGCCATCGACCTCGTCGACGAGGCCGCCTCGCGGCTGCGGATGGAGATCGACTCCTCGCCCGTCGAGGTCGACGAGCTGCGCCGCGCCGTCGACCGGCTGAAGATGGAGGAGCTGCACCTCGAGCACGAGACCGACGACGCCTCGCGCGAGCGGCTCGAGCGGCTGCGCAAGGACCTCGCCGACCGCAGCGAGCAGCTCGCCGCGCTCACCGCGCGGTGGGAGGCCGAGAAGGCCGGGCTCAACCGGGTCGGCGACCTCAAGGCGCGCCTCGACGACCTGCGGGTGCAGGCCGACCGGCTCCAGCGCGAGAACGACTTCGCCGGCGCGAGCAAGATCCTGTACGGCGACCTGCCCGCCCTCGAGCGCGAGGTCGAGGAGGCCACCCGCGACGAGGCCGCCCGCTCGGCCGACGTCATGGTCAAGGACGAGGTCGGCGCCGACGACATCGCCGACGTCATCTCGAGCTGGACCGGCATCCCCGCCGGCCGCCTGCTCGAGGGCGAGACCGAGAAGCTGCTGCACATGGAGCAGCACCTCGGCGCTCGGCTCATCGGCCAGACCGCCGCCGTCCGCGCGGTGAGCGACGCCGTACGGCGCTCTCGCGGCGGCATCGCCGACCCCGACCGCCCCACCGGGTCGTTCCTCTTCCTCGGCCCCACCGGCGTCGGCAAGACCGAGCTGGCCAAGTCGCTCGCCGACTTCCTCTTCGACGACGAGCGGGCCATGGTCCGGATCGACATGTCGGAGTACTCCGAGCGGCACGCGGTGGCGCGGCTCATCGGCGCACCCCCCGGCTACGTCGGCTACGAGGAGGGCGGCCAGCTCACCGAGGCCGTCCGCCGCCGGCCGTACTCCGTCGTCCTGCTCGACGAGGTCGAGAAGGCGCACCCGGAGACCTTCGACATCCTTCTGCAGGTGCTCGACGACGGCCGGCTCACCGACGGCCAGGGCCGCACCGTCGACTTCCGCAACGTCATCCTCGTCATGACCAGCAACCTGGGAAGCCAGTTCCTGGTCGACCCGACGCTGCCGACGGAGGCCAAGCACGAGGCCGTCATGGGCGTCGTGCGGGCGGCGTTCAAGCCCGAGTTCCTCAACCGGCTCGACGAGGTCGTCGTCTTCGACGCCCTGTCGACCGAGGACCTCGCGCACATCGTCGACCTGCAGGTGCAGGCGCTGTCCGCGCGGCTGCGCGACCGGCGGATCACCCTCGACGTCACCCCCGCCGCGCGCGAGTGGCTCGCCCTCACAGGCTACGACCCGTCGTACGGCGCCCGACCGCTGCGCCGCCTCGTGCAGAAGGAGATCGGCGACCGGCTGGCCCGCGCGATCCTCGCCGGCGAGGCGCGCGACGGCAGCACCGTCGTCGTCGACCGGGGCGACGACCTGTCGCAGGACGCGCTCGTGCTGCGGACGGCCTGA
- a CDS encoding group I truncated hemoglobin: MTTTVHETAVTAQAVAEATGGAEGASLYERLGGVYAIAGAVDILVDRLFSNVSVNANDAVHAHHGDPANAPGYKFLVTAWSVQAAGGPACYPGRDMTAAHEHLRITGEQFDAVALEISATLGFCGVPQVEHDEFMAIIERYRDEVVERG, translated from the coding sequence ATGACGACGACCGTGCACGAGACCGCCGTGACGGCGCAGGCCGTGGCCGAGGCCACCGGGGGAGCGGAGGGGGCCAGCCTCTACGAGCGGCTCGGCGGGGTCTACGCCATCGCCGGTGCCGTCGACATCCTCGTCGACCGGCTCTTCTCCAACGTGTCGGTCAACGCCAACGACGCGGTGCACGCCCACCACGGCGACCCGGCCAACGCGCCGGGCTACAAGTTCCTCGTCACCGCCTGGTCGGTGCAGGCCGCGGGCGGTCCGGCCTGCTACCCCGGCCGCGACATGACCGCGGCCCACGAGCACCTGCGCATCACGGGCGAGCAGTTCGACGCCGTCGCCCTCGAGATCTCGGCGACCCTCGGCTTCTGCGGGGTGCCCCAGGTCGAGCACGACGAGTTCATGGCCATCATCGAGCGCTACCGCGACGAGGTCGTGGAGCGGGGCTGA
- a CDS encoding SRPBCC family protein: MTGTVISESIVVDAPPSVVFAILADPRQHARIDGSGTVQALLEGPERLSKGATFGVRMRIGAPYTIKNTVVEFDEDRRIAWRHFAGHRWRYELEPVGGGTRVTESFDYSRYNALAAKVIELAGFPAKNRQGIHETLPKLKAAAESDARG, encoded by the coding sequence ATGACCGGCACCGTGATCTCCGAGTCGATCGTCGTCGACGCCCCGCCGTCGGTGGTGTTCGCCATCCTCGCCGACCCGCGCCAGCACGCGCGGATCGACGGGTCCGGCACGGTGCAGGCCCTGCTCGAGGGGCCGGAGCGGCTGAGCAAGGGGGCGACCTTCGGCGTGAGGATGCGCATCGGGGCGCCGTACACCATCAAGAACACCGTCGTGGAGTTCGACGAGGACCGGCGGATCGCGTGGCGGCACTTCGCCGGTCACCGGTGGCGCTACGAGCTCGAGCCGGTCGGTGGGGGCACGCGGGTGACGGAGTCGTTCGACTACAGCCGCTACAACGCGCTCGCCGCGAAGGTCATCGAGCTCGCCGGGTTCCCCGCCAAGAACCGGCAGGGCATCCACGAGACGCTGCCCAAGCTCAAGGCCGCCGCCGAGTCCGACGCCCGCGGCTGA
- a CDS encoding alpha-amylase family protein has translation MPVPAPAPRAHDVVREALAGLPAHRRRTFTLRVERWWPDLVEPLRRLYGAERADELALDLLRRAATAYGQRDVELHELDERRLLEPDWLQSPRMFGYATYADRFAGTLAGVGERLPYLRELGVTYLHLMPLLLPRDGDNDGGYAVADYTRVRPDLGTMEDLRDLATTLRHEGMSLVLDLVLNHVAREHPWAAAARAGDAAHRDYFHVFPDRTLPDAYERTLPEVFPDFAPGNFTWDEDLQGWVWTTFNAWQWDVDWANPAVLAEYAGVVLDLANTGVEVLRLDAIAFMWKRMGTTCQNEPEVHDITQVLRTVTRLACPAVAFKAEAIVAPRDLLAYLGTGTHAGKVSDLAYHNSLMVQVWSMLATGDVRLTAHAIGQLPPAPTTSTWITYARCHDDIGWAIDDADAAAVGLDGWAHRRFLSDWYSGAFPGSPARGLVFQENPVTGDRRISGTAATLTGLETAGRDRAAVEAAVARTVLAHTVVAGFGGIPVVWSGDELAMVDDPAWADEPGHEDDNRWAHRPRLDWERAQGRHDRTTAEGRVFEALAHVARVRASLPHLHASVASQVLPVDDPAVLALLRRHPVGPMLALYNVRGEAAGYASWRVREAGLEDPVDALTGARPQWVDGAVVVPPWGALWLVGADALG, from the coding sequence ATGCCAGTGCCGGCCCCCGCCCCCCGCGCCCACGACGTCGTCCGCGAGGCTCTCGCGGGGCTCCCGGCGCATCGGCGGCGCACCTTCACCCTCCGCGTCGAGCGCTGGTGGCCCGACCTCGTCGAGCCGCTGCGCCGGTTGTACGGCGCCGAGCGGGCCGACGAGCTGGCGCTCGACCTCCTGCGGCGCGCCGCGACGGCGTACGGGCAGCGCGACGTCGAGCTGCACGAGCTCGACGAGCGCCGCCTGCTCGAGCCGGACTGGCTCCAGTCGCCGCGGATGTTCGGCTACGCGACGTACGCCGACCGCTTCGCCGGCACCCTCGCCGGGGTCGGCGAACGGCTGCCCTACCTGCGCGAGCTGGGCGTGACCTACCTGCACCTCATGCCGCTGCTGCTGCCGCGCGACGGCGACAACGACGGGGGGTACGCCGTCGCCGACTACACCCGGGTGCGCCCCGACCTCGGGACGATGGAGGACCTGCGTGATCTCGCGACGACGCTGCGCCACGAGGGGATGAGCCTCGTGCTCGACCTCGTCCTCAACCACGTCGCGCGCGAGCACCCGTGGGCGGCCGCGGCCCGGGCGGGCGACGCGGCCCACCGCGACTACTTCCACGTCTTCCCCGACCGGACGCTGCCGGACGCCTACGAGCGCACGCTGCCCGAGGTCTTCCCCGACTTCGCGCCGGGCAACTTCACCTGGGACGAGGACCTGCAGGGGTGGGTCTGGACGACGTTCAACGCCTGGCAGTGGGACGTCGACTGGGCCAACCCGGCGGTGCTCGCGGAGTACGCCGGGGTCGTCCTCGACCTGGCCAACACCGGGGTGGAGGTGCTGCGCCTCGACGCCATCGCCTTCATGTGGAAGCGGATGGGCACGACCTGCCAGAACGAGCCCGAGGTCCACGACATCACCCAGGTGCTGCGGACCGTGACCCGCCTGGCGTGCCCGGCCGTCGCGTTCAAGGCCGAGGCGATCGTCGCGCCGCGCGACCTGCTGGCCTACCTCGGCACGGGCACGCACGCCGGGAAGGTCAGCGACCTGGCGTACCACAACAGCCTCATGGTGCAGGTCTGGTCGATGCTCGCCACCGGCGACGTGCGGCTCACCGCGCACGCGATCGGGCAGCTGCCGCCGGCGCCGACGACGTCGACGTGGATCACCTACGCCCGGTGCCACGACGACATCGGGTGGGCGATCGACGACGCCGACGCGGCGGCCGTGGGGCTCGACGGGTGGGCGCACCGGCGGTTCCTGTCCGACTGGTACTCCGGCGCGTTCCCCGGGTCCCCGGCGCGGGGGCTGGTCTTCCAGGAGAACCCGGTGACCGGCGACCGGCGGATCAGCGGGACGGCGGCGACGCTCACCGGGCTGGAGACGGCCGGGCGCGACCGGGCCGCGGTCGAGGCGGCGGTGGCGCGGACCGTCCTCGCGCACACGGTGGTCGCGGGCTTCGGCGGCATCCCCGTCGTGTGGAGCGGCGACGAGCTGGCCATGGTCGACGACCCGGCCTGGGCCGACGAGCCGGGACACGAGGACGACAACCGGTGGGCGCACCGGCCGCGGCTGGACTGGGAGCGGGCGCAGGGGCGGCACGACCGCACGACGGCTGAAGGCCGGGTCTTCGAGGCGCTCGCGCACGTCGCGCGGGTGCGGGCGTCGCTGCCGCACCTGCACGCGTCCGTCGCCTCGCAGGTGCTGCCCGTCGACGACCCCGCCGTGCTCGCGCTGCTGCGCCGGCACCCGGTCGGGCCGATGCTCGCGCTCTACAACGTGCGCGGCGAGGCCGCCGGCTACGCGTCGTGGCGGGTGCGCGAGGCGGGTCTCGAGGACCCGGTCGACGCGCTCACCGGGGCGCGGCCGCAGTGGGTCGACGGAGCGGTCGTCGTCCCGCCGTGGGGCGCGCTGTGGCTGGTCGGGGCGGACGCGCTGGGGTGA
- a CDS encoding tetratricopeptide repeat protein produces MTREADAQAQRAGTLNDMGRHAEALAVVGPALLDHPGHVELLVQAALALDATGQWADAVAHGREAVRLSPDDVRAWRLLAHVLTRTGALDEAHAAARAALALAPHDPFSLLALSQVETARGRRATAVEAAEGALGLAPGLDAAHLQLATALTTGRRRPSGRTQRRAEQHVREVLRDHPHDPQVLAELARVQALRRFRMGVPDLALGRPRRPRVPDADRHRPPLPTGPARPSTGHRLVGLAHALALLALVGLSSPGLATGRTGVGLAIGSASVAGLLAGLAAGRPRTDGGIGPDVATVLVGVDVLALTAAALLSPGPAPTVLLGLPMLAGLLLTFIEGRVRRPG; encoded by the coding sequence ATGACCCGGGAGGCCGACGCGCAGGCGCAGCGCGCGGGCACCCTCAACGACATGGGCCGCCACGCCGAGGCCCTCGCCGTCGTCGGGCCCGCCCTGCTCGACCACCCGGGCCACGTCGAGCTGCTCGTCCAGGCGGCCCTCGCGCTCGACGCGACCGGTCAGTGGGCGGACGCCGTCGCCCACGGCCGGGAGGCGGTGCGGCTCAGCCCCGACGACGTGCGAGCCTGGCGCCTGCTCGCCCACGTGCTCACGCGCACGGGCGCCCTCGACGAGGCGCACGCGGCGGCCCGCGCCGCCCTCGCGCTCGCACCGCACGACCCGTTCTCGCTGCTGGCCCTCTCGCAGGTCGAGACCGCCCGGGGCCGGCGGGCGACGGCGGTCGAGGCGGCCGAGGGCGCCCTCGGTCTCGCCCCCGGTCTCGACGCCGCCCACCTGCAGCTGGCCACGGCCCTCACCACCGGCCGCCGCCGGCCCTCCGGGCGGACGCAGCGCCGGGCCGAGCAGCACGTCCGCGAGGTCCTGCGCGACCACCCGCACGACCCCCAGGTGCTCGCCGAGCTGGCCCGGGTGCAGGCGCTGCGCCGGTTCCGGATGGGTGTCCCCGACCTGGCCCTCGGCCGGCCCCGTCGACCCCGGGTGCCGGACGCCGACCGGCACCGTCCACCTCTCCCCACCGGGCCCGCGCGGCCGTCGACCGGTCACCGTCTCGTCGGGCTGGCCCACGCGCTGGCCCTCCTCGCGCTCGTCGGGCTCTCGAGCCCCGGGCTCGCGACGGGGCGCACGGGGGTCGGCCTGGCCATCGGGTCGGCGTCGGTCGCGGGCCTGCTCGCGGGGCTGGCCGCCGGGCGACCGAGGACCGACGGCGGGATCGGCCCGGACGTCGCCACCGTCCTCGTCGGGGTCGACGTCCTCGCGCTGACCGCGGCGGCCCTGCTCTCGCCGGGCCCGGCCCCGACGGTGCTGCTCGGGCTCCCGATGCTCGCGGGCCTGCTCCTCACGTTCATCGAGGGCCGGGTCCGCCGACCCGGGTGA
- a CDS encoding ATP-binding protein yields MGSPLVESLTRAVEAAPGDVPLRLHLAELLLAEGQQDAAVGHCAVALQHDPANGPARVLMARAMGVGPLPAAAPAAPEPTEPTEPTEPRTEPRTESSEATTHEEPPTVSADRSAFDWRLAESDVADVAPEPMFLAHADGEQEETDVAAFDVERSTVTLADVGGMTQVKERLTAAFLAPMRNPELRRLYGKSLRGGMLLYGPPGCGKTFIGRAVAGEMGAHFISVGLADVLDMYIGTSERNVADLFRLAREKAPVVLFLDEIDALGQKRSLTRNSGMRTTVNQLLTELDGVSGQNEGVFVIGATNQPWDVDPALRRPGRLDRMLLVLPPDREAREAIFRHHLAHRPVEGIDLRGLAKRTDGFSGADIAHVCETASEKALLDGVRTGTVRMIGMRDLDAALAEVRPSTGAWFDSARNVVQFANEDGTYDELRSWMKQHRRL; encoded by the coding sequence ATGGGCAGCCCCCTCGTCGAGTCGCTCACCCGCGCCGTCGAGGCCGCCCCGGGCGACGTCCCGCTGCGGCTGCACCTCGCCGAGCTGCTCCTCGCCGAGGGGCAGCAGGACGCGGCCGTCGGCCACTGCGCCGTCGCCCTGCAGCACGACCCGGCGAACGGACCCGCCCGCGTGCTCATGGCCCGCGCCATGGGCGTCGGCCCGCTGCCCGCCGCCGCCCCCGCCGCCCCCGAGCCGACCGAGCCGACCGAGCCGACCGAGCCGCGTACGGAGCCCCGTACGGAGTCGTCCGAGGCGACCACCCACGAGGAGCCGCCGACGGTCTCCGCGGACCGCTCGGCCTTCGACTGGCGACTGGCCGAGTCCGACGTCGCCGACGTCGCACCGGAGCCGATGTTCCTCGCGCACGCCGACGGGGAGCAGGAGGAGACCGACGTCGCCGCCTTCGACGTCGAGCGGAGCACCGTCACGCTGGCCGACGTCGGCGGGATGACGCAGGTCAAGGAGCGGCTGACCGCCGCGTTCCTCGCGCCGATGCGCAACCCGGAGCTGCGCCGGCTCTACGGGAAGAGCCTGCGCGGCGGGATGCTGCTCTACGGCCCGCCGGGCTGCGGCAAGACCTTCATCGGGCGCGCGGTCGCGGGCGAGATGGGGGCGCACTTCATCAGCGTCGGGCTGGCCGACGTCCTCGACATGTACATCGGGACGAGCGAGCGCAACGTCGCGGACCTGTTCCGCCTCGCGCGCGAGAAGGCGCCGGTGGTGCTGTTCCTCGACGAGATCGACGCGCTCGGGCAGAAGCGCAGCCTCACCCGCAACAGCGGCATGCGCACCACCGTCAACCAGCTGCTCACCGAGCTCGACGGCGTCTCCGGGCAGAACGAGGGCGTCTTCGTCATCGGCGCGACGAACCAGCCGTGGGACGTCGACCCGGCGCTGCGCCGCCCGGGGCGCCTGGACCGGATGCTGCTCGTGCTGCCCCCGGACAGGGAGGCGCGCGAGGCGATCTTCCGCCACCACCTCGCCCACCGGCCGGTCGAGGGCATCGACCTGCGCGGGCTGGCCAAGCGCACCGACGGCTTCTCGGGCGCCGACATCGCGCACGTCTGCGAGACGGCGAGCGAGAAGGCGCTGCTCGACGGGGTCCGCACCGGGACGGTCCGGATGATCGGGATGCGCGACCTCGACGCCGCCCTCGCCGAGGTGCGCCCGTCGACGGGCGCGTGGTTCGACAGCGCCCGCAACGTCGTCCAGTTCGCCAACGAGGACGGCACGTACGACGAGCTGCGCTCCTGGATGAAGCAGCACCGCCGGCTGTGA